Proteins co-encoded in one Deinococcus detaillensis genomic window:
- a CDS encoding metallophosphoesterase family protein — translation MTASRALSAEGFFSIRFWHDSDSWLTVHQAPYTNGPPQLQAAEPMQRAAGSRMRRVRLAFIADIHGNHDALAAVLADIQTQGADLLYVNGDVVNRGPDSVRAVETLLNLPTQPTFVLGNHDDLMRLWLTRDSTLPGDWFEDPFWAATAWSAGQLDQAGLIAPLLTWPMTQRLSWSGLPTIELAHGTAAHYRESLSQHTPEQRLTELLDEADVQVLIGSHTHKPMVRAVEGGRLVLNTGAVGAPFNEDPRAQYLLLDSVQGMEQSRWEATLRAVPYDRSGVLGRFESSGLLREGGVSAEIFREEVRLARSLYTPYWMWTAEGGKPRTTETWRQFQAEFPERFL, via the coding sequence ATGACAGCATCCCGAGCGTTGAGCGCTGAAGGTTTCTTTTCCATTCGCTTCTGGCACGACTCCGATTCATGGCTGACCGTCCACCAAGCGCCGTACACAAACGGCCCGCCGCAATTGCAAGCCGCTGAGCCAATGCAGCGGGCCGCAGGCTCTAGAATGCGCCGCGTGCGCCTCGCCTTTATCGCTGACATTCACGGCAACCACGACGCCCTAGCGGCAGTACTGGCCGATATTCAAACGCAGGGAGCCGATCTGCTGTATGTCAACGGCGACGTGGTCAACCGTGGCCCCGACAGCGTGCGGGCAGTAGAAACCCTGCTGAATTTGCCGACGCAGCCGACTTTTGTGCTGGGCAACCACGACGATTTGATGCGGCTGTGGCTGACCCGCGACAGCACCTTGCCGGGCGACTGGTTTGAAGACCCTTTCTGGGCCGCCACCGCCTGGAGCGCCGGTCAACTCGACCAAGCCGGACTGATCGCCCCGCTCCTGACCTGGCCGATGACGCAGCGCCTGAGTTGGAGCGGCCTGCCCACCATCGAACTGGCGCACGGCACCGCCGCCCACTACCGCGAAAGCCTCAGCCAGCACACCCCAGAGCAGCGCCTCACCGAACTGCTGGACGAAGCCGACGTTCAGGTCTTGATCGGCTCGCACACCCACAAGCCGATGGTGCGGGCGGTGGAAGGCGGGCGGCTGGTGCTCAACACCGGAGCGGTGGGCGCTCCCTTCAATGAAGACCCCCGCGCCCAGTACTTGTTGCTCGACAGCGTTCAGGGTATGGAGCAGAGCCGCTGGGAAGCCACTTTACGGGCGGTGCCGTATGACCGCTCCGGGGTGCTGGGGCGCTTTGAGAGCAGCGGCCTGCTGCGTGAGGGCGGAGTCAGCGCCGAGATTTTCCGTGAAGAAGTCCGGCTGGCCCGCAGCTTATACACCCCATACTGGATGTGGACAGCGGAAGGCGGCAAGCCCCGCACCACCGAAACGTGGCGGCAATTTCAAGCCGAGTTTCCCGAGCGCTTTCTCTGA
- the queG gene encoding tRNA epoxyqueuosine(34) reductase QueG gives MLALPSPHTTTAAQTLRDLALELGFDVAGWASGQVPRRAWQSYGEWLESGRQAGMAYLETGAWRRADLSTSLLASQGVGRVLALGISHAFEDTPPPKGGLRAGRVAQYAHTPDYHAQIEPLLARLVSEAASLGVRARGYVDHGPLMERDLAGRAFLGWHAKSGMLVSTELGAFVTLAAVLTDLPDEPDGPAHPDRCGRCTRCISACPTGAIDPDRAIDAHKCVSYLTIEHRGPVDWALRPGIGEWLLGCDVCCAVCPWSLKAGKLARALRPDPELAHPDLLSFFGVSEREFARRYQHAAHARPRRKGMARNAVTVAGNLDEERLRPVLDLAAADPAWEVREAATYALWRWQDRAGLERLRTDPHPQVQAGAERGLKALSGIDDSIPSVER, from the coding sequence ATGCTGGCCTTGCCTTCACCCCACACCACCACCGCTGCCCAGACCCTGCGTGATTTGGCGCTGGAGCTGGGCTTTGACGTGGCGGGCTGGGCTTCGGGGCAAGTGCCGCGCCGGGCCTGGCAAAGCTACGGCGAGTGGCTGGAGAGCGGGCGGCAAGCCGGCATGGCTTACCTGGAGACCGGCGCTTGGAGGCGGGCCGACTTGTCCACTTCGCTGCTGGCCTCGCAGGGCGTCGGGCGGGTCTTGGCGCTGGGCATCAGCCACGCCTTTGAAGACACGCCGCCGCCCAAAGGGGGCCTGCGGGCCGGACGGGTGGCCCAGTATGCCCACACGCCCGATTACCACGCCCAGATCGAGCCGCTGCTGGCGCGTTTGGTGAGCGAGGCCGCCTCGCTGGGCGTTCGGGCACGCGGTTACGTCGATCACGGCCCCTTGATGGAGCGCGACCTCGCTGGGCGGGCCTTCCTGGGATGGCACGCCAAGTCGGGAATGCTGGTCAGCACTGAGCTGGGCGCGTTCGTGACGCTGGCCGCCGTGCTGACCGACTTGCCCGACGAGCCGGACGGCCCCGCCCATCCCGACCGCTGCGGACGCTGCACCCGCTGCATCTCGGCTTGTCCGACGGGAGCGATTGACCCAGACCGCGCCATCGACGCCCACAAGTGCGTGTCGTACCTGACCATCGAGCACCGGGGCCCGGTGGACTGGGCGCTGCGCCCCGGCATCGGCGAGTGGCTGCTGGGCTGCGACGTGTGCTGCGCGGTGTGTCCCTGGAGCCTCAAAGCCGGGAAGCTGGCCCGCGCCCTCAGACCCGACCCCGAGTTGGCCCACCCCGATCTGCTGAGCTTTTTCGGCGTCTCGGAGCGTGAATTTGCCCGCCGATATCAGCACGCCGCCCACGCCCGACCGCGCCGCAAGGGCATGGCCCGCAACGCCGTGACGGTGGCCGGGAACTTAGACGAAGAGAGGCTGCGCCCGGTGCTGGACTTGGCTGCCGCCGACCCCGCGTGGGAAGTGCGCGAGGCGGCGACTTACGCGCTGTGGCGCTGGCAAGACCGGGCCGGTCTGGAACGCCTGCGAACCGACCCGCACCCGCAGGTGCAGGCAGGCGCTGAGCGGGGCCTGAAGGCGCTGAGCGGAATAGATGACAGCATCCCGAGCGTTGAGCGCTGA
- a CDS encoding DUF6141 family protein, whose product MGQPDYLEVQPLRRSPAVWLSVPFALLFWVLAFAQLILGVTVGNRPVSNLAMGLLWLGVGVVLPGFFLLSCLKTRVDVRSVTLRLGPFPSRTIPRKQIVRAYARICDPIREYGGWGFRVASGNRRAYLTSGTSGVELELVGGQRVFIGSCCPEELLSALNA is encoded by the coding sequence ATGGGTCAGCCGGATTATCTGGAAGTTCAGCCGCTCAGGCGTAGTCCGGCGGTGTGGCTGAGCGTTCCCTTCGCCCTGCTGTTCTGGGTGTTGGCCTTCGCTCAACTCATCTTAGGGGTGACGGTGGGCAACCGTCCCGTCTCCAATCTGGCGATGGGGCTGCTGTGGCTCGGCGTCGGCGTGGTCTTGCCCGGCTTTTTTCTGCTGTCCTGCCTCAAAACTAGGGTGGACGTCCGGAGCGTGACGCTGAGGCTCGGGCCGTTTCCAAGCCGCACCATTCCGAGAAAGCAGATTGTGCGGGCCTACGCCCGAATCTGCGACCCTATCCGGGAATACGGCGGCTGGGGGTTCCGCGTCGCCTCCGGCAACAGGCGGGCTTATCTCACGTCAGGCACCTCGGGCGTTGAGCTTGAACTCGTGGGCGGCCAGCGGGTGTTTATCGGCTCATGCTGCCCAGAAGAACTCCTCAGCGCTCTTAACGCCTGA
- a CDS encoding alkaline phosphatase family protein, translating into MSGLKKHAQNKLGRSLMLLGLLGFSLSSAQAPPAASNSPHIFLLILENHSYGQVIGNPNLPTLNALAKRGSLARNYTGVTHPSLPNYVALIAGSTMNMVGDDPAQSFAGATLASQLADQRLTWKGYMQGLPAAGSNVNYAGLYGKKHNPFMLSSDLVKQPKQLANVVPFEQLQTDLQRGQVPNFSLLVPDLCHDLHGDLRCLGRANVERTGDAFVKMWADQIMASSVWKPGAALIITFDEGEDQQGGGGRVATILLTPGGQGGRVSDQPYNHYSLLRSMEDHLGVPPLREAACAAPMSDLWP; encoded by the coding sequence ATGTCAGGACTTAAAAAACATGCTCAGAACAAATTGGGCCGCTCACTCATGTTGCTCGGTTTACTGGGCTTCTCGCTCAGTTCGGCTCAAGCTCCACCGGCTGCTTCAAATTCGCCGCACATTTTTCTACTAATCCTTGAAAACCACAGCTACGGCCAAGTGATCGGCAATCCCAATTTGCCCACCCTCAACGCGCTGGCAAAGCGCGGTTCACTGGCCCGCAACTATACTGGCGTGACCCATCCCAGTTTGCCCAATTACGTGGCCCTCATCGCGGGCAGCACCATGAACATGGTGGGCGACGACCCGGCGCAGTCGTTTGCGGGTGCGACGCTGGCCTCGCAACTCGCAGATCAGCGCCTGACCTGGAAAGGCTATATGCAGGGCTTGCCGGCGGCCGGTTCCAACGTGAACTACGCTGGGCTCTACGGCAAAAAGCACAACCCGTTCATGCTCAGCAGTGACCTTGTCAAGCAGCCGAAACAGCTTGCCAACGTCGTGCCGTTTGAGCAACTTCAAACCGACTTGCAGCGCGGCCAGGTGCCCAATTTCTCCTTGTTGGTGCCGGATTTGTGCCATGACCTGCACGGCGACTTGCGCTGTTTGGGCCGCGCCAATGTGGAGCGCACAGGCGACGCTTTCGTCAAAATGTGGGCCGACCAGATCATGGCCTCTTCCGTTTGGAAGCCCGGTGCGGCGCTGATCATCACCTTCGACGAAGGCGAGGATCAGCAGGGCGGCGGGGGACGGGTGGCGACTATCCTCTTGACGCCGGGCGGGCAGGGCGGCAGGGTCAGTGATCAGCCGTACAACCATTACTCGCTGCTACGCAGCATGGAAGACCACCTCGGTGTGCCGCCGCTGCGGGAAGCCGCCTGCGCCGCGCCGATGAGCGATCTCTGGCCGTGA
- a CDS encoding BON domain-containing protein has protein sequence MWPFGKSTADRVKEALNAQPQLKDLGLQVSESGGNVSVTGMVPNDRYGQLVNVVAEGINGVKSVDISGLVAQQNTSEVQVSAPTPTADVGSSDDVTESGSQGGSVMQSDPAQSSSANSSVDAAIAAAVDNSKIAKAVYHAIRSNGELADDPIDVLQSGKSVILRGAVDNDHEQRLAEQIARGVEGVSGVDISGLKVVAQAKEMHKDRDELSGDATYTVKSGDTLSAIAEKYFGDAMRYKDIAHLNNISNPDAIQAGQVLKIPSA, from the coding sequence ATGTGGCCATTTGGAAAATCGACTGCCGACCGTGTGAAAGAAGCCCTCAACGCCCAGCCTCAACTTAAGGATTTGGGCCTTCAAGTCAGCGAAAGCGGCGGCAATGTCAGCGTAACTGGCATGGTGCCCAATGATCGCTACGGCCAACTCGTCAACGTGGTGGCCGAAGGCATCAACGGCGTCAAGAGTGTGGACATCAGCGGCTTGGTGGCTCAGCAAAACACCAGCGAAGTGCAGGTGAGTGCCCCGACGCCCACCGCCGATGTCGGCAGCAGCGACGACGTGACCGAATCCGGCTCGCAGGGCGGCAGCGTGATGCAGAGTGATCCTGCCCAGAGCAGCTCCGCGAACAGCAGTGTGGACGCCGCTATCGCCGCCGCCGTGGACAACAGCAAAATCGCCAAAGCGGTTTACCACGCTATTCGCAGCAACGGCGAATTGGCCGACGACCCGATTGACGTCCTGCAAAGCGGCAAGAGCGTCATCTTGCGTGGCGCAGTGGACAACGATCATGAGCAGCGCCTCGCCGAGCAAATCGCACGCGGCGTCGAAGGGGTGTCGGGCGTGGACATCAGCGGCCTGAAAGTGGTGGCGCAGGCCAAAGAAATGCACAAAGACCGCGACGAACTGAGCGGCGACGCCACCTACACCGTCAAGTCAGGCGACACCCTCAGTGCCATTGCCGAGAAGTATTTCGGTGACGCCATGCGCTACAAAGACATTGCCCACCTCAACAACATCTCCAACCCCGACGCTATTCAGGCCGGGCAAGTCCTCAAGATTCCCAGCGCTTAA
- a CDS encoding saccharopine dehydrogenase family protein: protein MSKVIIIGAGGVGNVVAKKCAQNDSVFTEVLIATRTVSKADKIVAEIHQHLPDSKTQFSTASVDADNVPALVELFNAFKPELVINVALPYQDLTIMDACLETGVHYLDTANYEPLDVAKFEYSWQWAYRQRFEEAGLMALLGCGFDPGATNIFTAHHAKHHFSEIHYLDIIDCNNGDHGKAFATNFNPEINIREITANGRYYENGEWIETKPLEISQDIYYPKVATRKSFVLYHEELESLVLNFPTIKRARFWMTFGENYIKHLNVLEGIGMTSIVPIDFRGLKVAPIEFLKAVLPVPESLAENYTGQTCIGVQAKGVGKEGQEKVHFVYNVCDHAETYKEVQAQGVSYTTGVPAMIGAALMLQGVWKKVGVHNVEEFDPDPFIAEMNKWGLKVDELAGIELVKA, encoded by the coding sequence ATGAGTAAAGTCATTATCATCGGCGCGGGCGGCGTGGGCAATGTGGTCGCCAAGAAGTGCGCTCAAAACGACAGCGTGTTCACCGAAGTCCTGATCGCCACCCGCACCGTCAGCAAGGCCGATAAAATCGTGGCCGAGATTCATCAGCACCTGCCGGACTCCAAGACCCAATTTAGTACCGCCAGTGTGGACGCCGACAACGTTCCGGCCCTGGTGGAACTGTTCAATGCATTTAAGCCTGAACTCGTCATCAATGTGGCGCTGCCCTACCAAGACCTCACCATCATGGACGCCTGCCTGGAGACCGGCGTGCATTACCTCGACACCGCCAACTATGAGCCGCTGGACGTGGCCAAGTTCGAGTACTCGTGGCAGTGGGCGTACCGCCAGCGCTTCGAGGAAGCTGGCCTGATGGCGCTGCTCGGCTGCGGTTTCGACCCTGGCGCGACCAACATTTTCACCGCCCACCACGCCAAGCACCACTTCTCCGAAATTCACTACTTAGACATTATCGACTGCAACAACGGCGATCACGGCAAAGCTTTTGCCACCAACTTCAACCCTGAAATCAATATCCGCGAAATCACCGCCAATGGCCGCTACTATGAAAATGGCGAATGGATCGAAACCAAACCGCTGGAAATCTCGCAAGACATCTACTATCCCAAAGTTGCCACCCGCAAAAGCTTTGTACTGTATCACGAAGAACTCGAGTCCCTCGTTCTCAATTTTCCCACCATTAAACGCGCCCGCTTTTGGATGACTTTCGGCGAAAATTACATCAAGCACCTGAACGTATTGGAAGGCATCGGCATGACCAGCATCGTACCGATTGACTTCAGGGGCCTGAAGGTCGCGCCGATCGAGTTCCTTAAAGCGGTTTTGCCCGTGCCCGAATCGTTGGCCGAAAACTACACCGGCCAAACTTGTATCGGCGTGCAGGCCAAAGGCGTTGGCAAAGAAGGTCAGGAAAAAGTCCATTTTGTCTACAACGTCTGCGATCACGCTGAAACCTACAAGGAAGTGCAGGCGCAGGGCGTCAGTTACACCACTGGCGTTCCGGCCATGATCGGCGCGGCGCTGATGCTTCAGGGTGTCTGGAAGAAGGTAGGCGTTCACAACGTCGAGGAATTCGACCCCGATCCGTTCATCGCTGAGATGAACAAATGGGGCCTGAAGGTAGACGAACTGGCGGGCATCGAACTGGTCAAAGCCTAG
- a CDS encoding prolipoprotein diacylglyceryl transferase codes for MHPVFLQIGSFSIAWYGVLMTLGIFIGAVIGTRMVRRRGLNEQLFSDMILWPLVVGFIGARLLFVATSWNLFSDKTGLALLYDIINIRQGGISIHGGLIAGVGMLYIMTRRHRVNFYQYADMFVPGIGFAIVGGRLGNIMNGSDTVGRVTNWAVGYRWPDWARGFHDAMCNPNAEENLVQYCKTIAGQQVMTAPVHFTQLYGIIIGILLIIASAFWMRSRHPGWAFWQFWLWYSVLRAGWEETFRLNPLSPNIYLNEGLNNPGIGLLTLTQVLSIPLILFSIYMLWRVARQPEIPFGQPAPVPEQSVKA; via the coding sequence ATGCATCCAGTCTTCCTTCAGATCGGCAGCTTTTCCATCGCTTGGTACGGCGTCCTCATGACGCTGGGCATCTTTATCGGAGCCGTCATCGGCACCCGGATGGTGCGGCGGCGCGGCCTCAACGAGCAGCTTTTCTCGGACATGATCTTGTGGCCGCTGGTGGTCGGCTTTATCGGCGCAAGGCTGCTGTTCGTGGCGACTTCGTGGAATTTGTTCAGCGATAAAACGGGTCTAGCGCTGCTCTACGACATCATCAACATTCGGCAGGGCGGCATCAGCATTCACGGCGGGCTGATCGCGGGCGTGGGCATGCTCTACATCATGACCCGCCGCCACCGCGTCAACTTTTACCAGTACGCCGACATGTTCGTGCCGGGCATCGGCTTTGCCATCGTGGGCGGGCGGCTGGGCAACATCATGAACGGCTCCGACACGGTTGGGCGCGTTACCAACTGGGCGGTGGGCTACCGCTGGCCAGACTGGGCACGCGGTTTCCACGACGCCATGTGCAACCCCAATGCCGAAGAAAATCTGGTGCAGTACTGCAAAACCATCGCTGGTCAGCAGGTCATGACCGCTCCAGTGCATTTTACTCAGCTCTACGGCATCATCATCGGCATCCTGCTGATTATCGCCTCGGCTTTCTGGATGCGCTCGCGTCACCCCGGCTGGGCCTTCTGGCAATTCTGGTTGTGGTACAGCGTCCTGCGGGCCGGTTGGGAAGAAACCTTCCGGCTCAACCCGCTCTCGCCCAACATCTACCTTAATGAGGGTCTGAACAACCCCGGCATTGGCCTGCTGACGCTGACCCAAGTGCTGAGCATTCCGCTGATTTTGTTCTCGATTTATATGCTGTGGCGCGTCGCCCGACAGCCGGAAATCCCATTCGGTCAACCTGCCCCTGTTCCCGAGCAGAGCGTCAAGGCTTAG
- the meaB gene encoding methylmalonyl Co-A mutase-associated GTPase MeaB: MSVHPLTAALLSGQRRALARAITLAESSRPDHLREAQQLLAEVLPHAGRSLRVGLSGVPGVGKSTFIEALGLQLADAGHRVAVLAVDPSSQRTGGSIMGDKTRMPNLTVHPGAFIRPSPARGALGGVARRTREAITLCEAAGYDVLLIETVGVGQSETQVASMTDVFVLLTLPNAGDELQGIKRGIMELVDVCVVNKADSNPAAARQAQGELAAALHLLTPRTALRQPQVLQASALTGAGIAEVWAAVKAFTADSVRVQARRQAQHSGWFEELLKEAAWQAFEAGVSAEQLRAIRAEVRAGTLTAVQGLAALLGGAFMP, from the coding sequence ATGTCGGTTCACCCGCTCACGGCGGCTCTCCTGTCCGGTCAGCGCCGCGCACTGGCCCGCGCCATTACGCTGGCCGAGTCGTCGCGGCCTGATCACCTGAGGGAAGCCCAGCAACTCCTTGCCGAAGTCTTGCCGCACGCGGGGCGCAGCCTCCGGGTGGGACTGAGCGGTGTGCCGGGGGTGGGCAAATCCACCTTTATAGAAGCGCTGGGCTTGCAGTTGGCTGATGCGGGCCACCGGGTCGCGGTGTTGGCGGTCGATCCCAGCAGCCAGCGCACCGGCGGCAGCATCATGGGCGACAAAACCAGAATGCCCAACCTGACGGTGCATCCCGGCGCTTTTATTCGGCCCAGCCCGGCTCGCGGCGCACTCGGCGGGGTGGCGCGGCGCACCCGCGAGGCCATCACCCTGTGTGAGGCGGCGGGTTACGACGTTCTGCTGATCGAAACGGTGGGTGTCGGCCAAAGCGAAACGCAAGTCGCCAGCATGACCGACGTATTTGTGCTGCTGACCTTGCCCAACGCCGGAGACGAACTGCAGGGCATCAAGCGCGGCATCATGGAACTGGTGGACGTGTGCGTGGTCAACAAGGCCGACAGCAACCCGGCAGCGGCCCGGCAAGCCCAAGGTGAGCTGGCGGCGGCGCTTCATCTGCTGACTCCACGCACGGCGCTGCGGCAGCCTCAGGTGCTTCAAGCCTCGGCCCTGACGGGTGCGGGCATCGCTGAAGTCTGGGCGGCGGTCAAGGCTTTTACGGCGGACTCGGTGCGGGTACAAGCGCGGCGGCAAGCTCAACACAGCGGTTGGTTTGAAGAACTGCTCAAAGAAGCTGCGTGGCAAGCGTTTGAAGCGGGAGTGAGCGCCGAGCAGCTGCGGGCCATTCGCGCCGAAGTGCGGGCGGGAACGTTGACAGCGGTGCAGGGTTTGGCGGCGCTGCTGGGCGGCGCGTTCATGCCGTAA
- a CDS encoding glutaredoxin family protein produces the protein MSLPPLPDLRLYSRAGCHLCEDAETALSSLGVIFERVDISGNAELERLYGWDVPVLTLGGAVIAKGVLGRERLRRVLKLTPP, from the coding sequence ATGAGTCTGCCGCCGCTGCCAGACTTGCGGCTGTATTCCCGCGCGGGCTGCCACCTCTGCGAGGACGCCGAAACCGCCCTGTCTAGTCTCGGCGTAATTTTTGAGCGCGTCGATATCAGCGGCAACGCCGAACTGGAGCGCCTCTACGGCTGGGACGTGCCGGTGCTGACCCTCGGCGGCGCGGTGATCGCCAAAGGGGTGCTGGGCCGTGAGCGGCTGCGGCGGGTGCTGAAGCTGACCCCACCCTGA
- a CDS encoding aquaporin produces the protein MTTLDTTPSMAQRLTAEAVGTFFLVTSALLAPAGTTFAVVGLTLAVMVIALGKVSGAQLNPAVTTGLITSGQFPAATGLLYMLAQIVGAVIAMLIGTAVLRELGTPAGPIAPKGLFWLMEFIGTFLLVTTVTRVVIGKASDAAASLSIGLALVVGIGISGASSGGVLNPAIAISLSVGGILSFGNVILYIVAPLLAGALAGLLTRFLATPSELRGEG, from the coding sequence ATGACCACTCTAGACACCACCCCCAGCATGGCCCAGCGCCTCACCGCCGAAGCGGTCGGCACCTTCTTTCTCGTCACCTCGGCGCTGCTGGCTCCCGCCGGAACCACTTTTGCCGTCGTCGGCCTGACCCTCGCGGTGATGGTCATCGCGCTCGGTAAAGTCTCGGGCGCTCAGCTCAACCCCGCCGTGACCACCGGCCTGATCACCTCTGGGCAGTTTCCGGCGGCCACCGGACTGCTGTACATGCTGGCGCAAATTGTCGGCGCGGTGATCGCCATGCTGATCGGCACGGCGGTGCTGCGCGAACTCGGCACACCGGCTGGCCCGATTGCGCCCAAGGGCCTGTTCTGGCTGATGGAATTTATCGGCACCTTCCTCTTGGTCACGACCGTGACGCGTGTGGTGATTGGCAAAGCCTCGGACGCGGCGGCCAGCCTCTCTATCGGCCTGGCGCTGGTCGTCGGCATCGGCATTTCGGGTGCGAGCAGCGGCGGGGTGCTCAATCCGGCGATTGCCATTTCGCTCTCGGTGGGCGGCATCCTCAGCTTCGGCAACGTCATTTTGTACATCGTTGCTCCGCTTTTGGCGGGCGCATTGGCGGGCTTGCTGACCCGCTTTCTGGCCACGCCCTCCGAGTTGCGCGGCGAAGGCTGA
- a CDS encoding DinB family protein, translating into MTQTDYASRMDWLLAFGKTPDEVAGRLERELSTYQQTVARAQAHWNAVLPERDWSPAQETEHVILVNEGSAKIAALLLSDKQLRPTEQTPIEVDAQGRRQAPSNTLPSAGQPWEHLDARFGQAGQMLQTLALRADDNTERRFFHAAMGEITALDWLRMAAFHTRHHRKKLEAGLTQLEALGGPAVSAPTPAEPQGKLEKGVRGFELDAHVTFSGPHTAEEVTRLLRGFGARVEAYGTQDVRVARVTGQVDTQLAREQLRALLESGAASRVEVGLHGFMRSSTGQTDWVPWRRNVVLGRSDWEQIKFEEGLRYVIE; encoded by the coding sequence ATGACCCAAACTGACTACGCTTCCCGCATGGACTGGCTGCTGGCCTTTGGCAAAACGCCGGATGAAGTGGCCGGGCGCTTGGAGCGCGAGCTGAGCACTTATCAGCAAACCGTAGCGCGGGCGCAGGCCCATTGGAACGCCGTCTTGCCTGAGCGCGACTGGTCGCCTGCCCAAGAAACCGAACACGTCATCTTGGTCAACGAGGGCAGCGCCAAAATTGCCGCGCTGCTGCTCTCCGACAAGCAGCTGCGCCCAACCGAGCAAACACCCATTGAAGTGGACGCGCAGGGCCGCCGCCAAGCGCCCAGCAACACCCTGCCCAGCGCGGGTCAGCCGTGGGAACATCTGGATGCGCGGTTCGGGCAAGCCGGTCAAATGTTGCAGACTTTGGCGTTGCGGGCCGATGACAACACCGAGCGCCGATTTTTTCACGCGGCAATGGGCGAGATCACAGCTTTAGACTGGCTGAGAATGGCCGCTTTCCACACCCGCCACCACCGCAAAAAGCTGGAAGCGGGCCTGACCCAGTTGGAGGCGCTCGGAGGCCCAGCCGTGAGCGCTCCCACTCCTGCCGAGCCGCAGGGCAAGCTCGAAAAAGGCGTGCGCGGCTTTGAACTCGATGCCCACGTCACCTTCAGCGGCCCGCACACCGCCGAGGAAGTGACGCGGCTGCTGCGCGGCTTTGGAGCGCGGGTCGAAGCCTACGGCACGCAGGACGTGCGCGTCGCACGCGTCACCGGCCAAGTGGACACCCAACTCGCCCGCGAGCAACTTCGCGCCCTCCTGGAAAGCGGAGCGGCCAGCCGCGTCGAAGTTGGCCTGCACGGTTTTATGCGCTCGTCTACTGGCCAGACCGACTGGGTGCCTTGGCGGCGCAACGTGGTGCTGGGGCGCTCAGACTGGGAACAGATCAAGTTTGAGGAAGGTCTGCGCTACGTTATAGAGTAG
- a CDS encoding GNAT family N-acetyltransferase, which translates to MQPAAPPDWLKAPTLTNRFVRLEALTAAHAPDLAKHATDATVSFLSRGGPTANTPPAWAEYIERLNALPSRVNFAVLLSTLQGQQVAGRISYSETKPSDLWLEIGTMLTPPFQGSAANPAAKLLLMERAFGVLGANRVQFKVDGRNARSLKALEKLGAVREGTLRQFQVQPDGYVRDSVMFSILSSEWPGVRERLTKRLEALQTQPLS; encoded by the coding sequence ATGCAACCTGCTGCCCCCCCAGACTGGCTCAAGGCCCCGACGCTCACCAACCGGTTCGTCCGCCTTGAAGCTCTCACCGCCGCCCACGCGCCTGATCTGGCCAAGCACGCCACCGACGCCACCGTGTCGTTTTTGTCGCGGGGCGGGCCAACCGCCAACACGCCGCCCGCTTGGGCCGAGTACATCGAGCGCCTCAACGCGCTGCCCAGCCGCGTGAATTTCGCGGTGCTGCTCAGCACGCTGCAGGGCCAACAAGTCGCCGGGCGCATCAGTTACAGCGAAACTAAGCCCAGCGATTTGTGGCTGGAAATCGGCACCATGCTGACCCCACCGTTTCAGGGCAGCGCCGCCAATCCGGCCGCCAAACTCCTCCTGATGGAGCGGGCCTTCGGGGTGCTGGGAGCCAACCGGGTGCAGTTCAAGGTGGATGGGCGCAACGCCCGCAGCTTAAAGGCGCTCGAAAAGCTCGGCGCGGTGCGCGAGGGCACCTTGCGGCAATTTCAGGTGCAGCCAGACGGTTACGTCCGGGACAGCGTGATGTTCAGCATTTTGAGCAGCGAGTGGCCCGGCGTGCGTGAGCGGCTCACCAAACGTTTAGAAGCTTTACAGACGCAGCCGCTAAGCTAG